A single region of the Acetivibrio cellulolyticus CD2 genome encodes:
- a CDS encoding 2-amino-3,7-dideoxy-D-threo-hept-6-ulosonate synthase, whose protein sequence is MYGKSLRLSRIMNIDTGRTCIVPMDHGVTLGPIDGIQDYVGTITQILSGGADAIVLHKGLLKSVASHTELSKGRYIMHLSASTSLSNDSTHKVLTGSVEEAVKLGADGVSVHVNLGVWSEGEMTRDLGIVARDCMEWGMPLLVMIYTHKNPKDINAIMHSARVAEELGADIVKIGYPGSFENTEKLIRGVGIPVVIAGGAKMDSVEKLMCTIDDALNAGASGVAIGRNVFQHKNPGLITDLISKLIHRKLKLGQCLSMLEELEGAYAEECRV, encoded by the coding sequence GTGTATGGCAAAAGTTTAAGATTGTCAAGAATTATGAATATTGATACAGGACGTACCTGCATAGTTCCTATGGACCACGGTGTAACATTAGGTCCGATTGATGGAATCCAGGACTACGTTGGTACAATCACACAGATATTAAGTGGCGGTGCAGATGCAATTGTCTTGCACAAGGGACTTTTGAAATCTGTTGCAAGTCATACCGAGCTCTCAAAAGGCCGGTATATTATGCATTTATCGGCTTCAACTTCACTGAGTAATGATTCCACCCACAAGGTATTGACCGGTTCGGTGGAAGAGGCTGTGAAGCTTGGAGCTGATGGGGTTTCCGTACATGTAAATCTTGGAGTTTGGTCGGAGGGCGAAATGACCAGGGATTTAGGAATTGTTGCCAGAGATTGTATGGAGTGGGGAATGCCCCTTTTAGTTATGATTTACACACATAAGAATCCTAAGGATATTAATGCCATTATGCACTCTGCGCGTGTAGCTGAAGAGCTTGGAGCAGATATTGTGAAGATTGGATATCCCGGTTCTTTTGAAAATACTGAAAAGTTGATAAGGGGTGTGGGAATACCGGTAGTTATTGCAGGCGGAGCAAAAATGGATAGCGTAGAAAAACTGATGTGTACCATTGATGATGCTCTGAATGCAGGTGCATCAGGTGTTGCAATAGGCCGGAATGTTTTCCAGCACAAGAATCCTGGATTAATTACAGACCTTATAAGCAAGCTGATCCATAGGAAGTTAAAGCTTGGACAGTGCTTAAGTATGCTTGAAGAATTGGAGGGTGCTTATGCAGAAGAATGCAGAGTCTAA
- a CDS encoding acyl carrier protein, translating into MQKNAESKLISILNEKFDVDYNSGIRLEDTLSSLNINSISFIRLVVEIEKEFNIEFQDDIIDVNNFKTLKSLVEFIEEMGG; encoded by the coding sequence ATGCAGAAGAATGCAGAGTCTAAACTAATATCTATACTGAACGAAAAATTCGATGTTGATTATAATTCAGGGATAAGGCTTGAGGATACTCTATCGAGCCTGAATATAAATTCGATAAGCTTTATCAGACTGGTAGTTGAGATTGAGAAGGAATTTAATATTGAGTTTCAAGACGACATAATTGACGTAAATAATTTCAAAACGCTAAAAAGTCTGGTGGAATTTATAGAAGAAATGGGAGGTTAA